A region of Lycium barbarum isolate Lr01 chromosome 1, ASM1917538v2, whole genome shotgun sequence DNA encodes the following proteins:
- the LOC132601429 gene encoding large ribosomal subunit protein eL42 isoform X2 — protein MVNVPKTKKTYCKSKDCKKHTLHKVTQYKKGKDSLAAQGKRRYDRKQSGYGGQTKPVFHKKAKTTKKIVLRLQCQGCKHVSQHPIKRCKHFEIGGDKKGKGTSLF, from the exons GTGAACGTTCCTAAGACAAAGAAGACCTACTGCAAGTCCAAGGACTGCAAGAAGCACACCTTGCATAAGGTCACACAATACAAGAAGGGGAAAGATAGCTTAGCTGCTCAGGGAAAGCGTCGTTATGATCGCAAGCAGTCTGGTTATGGTGGACAAACAAAACCCGTCTTCCATAAAAAG GCAAAGACCACCAAGAAGATTGTCTTGAGATTGCAATGCCAAGGTTGCAAACACGTGTCGCAGCACCCAATCAAG AGGTGCAAGCATTTTGAGATTGGTGGGgacaagaaaggaaaaggaacctCTCTTTTCTAG
- the LOC132601429 gene encoding large ribosomal subunit protein eL42 isoform X1, which yields MSRTYVAFNYVNVPKTKKTYCKSKDCKKHTLHKVTQYKKGKDSLAAQGKRRYDRKQSGYGGQTKPVFHKKAKTTKKIVLRLQCQGCKHVSQHPIKRCKHFEIGGDKKGKGTSLF from the exons GTGAACGTTCCTAAGACAAAGAAGACCTACTGCAAGTCCAAGGACTGCAAGAAGCACACCTTGCATAAGGTCACACAATACAAGAAGGGGAAAGATAGCTTAGCTGCTCAGGGAAAGCGTCGTTATGATCGCAAGCAGTCTGGTTATGGTGGACAAACAAAACCCGTCTTCCATAAAAAG GCAAAGACCACCAAGAAGATTGTCTTGAGATTGCAATGCCAAGGTTGCAAACACGTGTCGCAGCACCCAATCAAG AGGTGCAAGCATTTTGAGATTGGTGGGgacaagaaaggaaaaggaacctCTCTTTTCTAG